Proteins encoded by one window of Roseofilum capinflatum BLCC-M114:
- a CDS encoding mannose-1-phosphate guanylyltransferase has product MSHTVVPVILAGGKGERFWPLSRKHRPKQFLSLDGTGSSLLQTTADRLVQLAPGWDKLWICTSSQLAEGVQEQLPQLPPENLLAEPEGRDTAPAVAWTTLEIAKRYGEDAVIGFFPADHWIGDYPAFEKTIQAAVELAATEEAIVTLGIKPAYPSTGYGYIEQGETKGSYLDLPVYRVQRFTEKPDLTTAEQFIAQGNFSWNSGMFIFRAGVVLRELATHAPEILTPLQNQGKAAYGELPKISIDYALMEKTQLAYILPADFGWDDLGDWNAMARLLQGEQPNLELGNHVSLDTEGAIVYDQDPEGLVVTIGLEDIVIVRDGNATLIVKKDRTQDIKKVLGLLKENPKYQNLL; this is encoded by the coding sequence ATGTCTCATACCGTTGTGCCTGTGATTTTAGCTGGGGGAAAAGGCGAACGCTTTTGGCCCCTGAGTCGCAAACATCGGCCTAAGCAGTTTCTAAGCTTAGATGGCACGGGTTCGAGTCTATTGCAGACCACCGCCGATCGCCTGGTTCAACTGGCCCCCGGTTGGGATAAACTGTGGATCTGCACCTCTAGCCAACTCGCAGAAGGCGTGCAAGAACAGTTACCCCAACTGCCTCCAGAAAACCTGCTGGCAGAACCGGAAGGTCGGGATACCGCGCCAGCAGTGGCTTGGACAACTCTGGAAATTGCTAAACGCTATGGTGAAGATGCGGTGATTGGCTTTTTCCCCGCAGATCATTGGATTGGAGATTATCCCGCCTTTGAGAAAACCATTCAAGCAGCCGTGGAACTGGCAGCCACAGAAGAAGCAATTGTTACCCTAGGAATTAAACCCGCCTATCCCTCCACCGGCTACGGCTATATCGAACAGGGAGAAACCAAAGGCAGCTATCTAGATTTACCGGTGTATCGGGTGCAACGCTTCACCGAAAAACCCGACCTCACCACCGCCGAACAGTTCATCGCTCAGGGTAACTTTAGCTGGAATAGTGGCATGTTCATCTTCCGCGCTGGGGTGGTGTTGCGGGAACTCGCTACCCATGCGCCAGAAATTTTAACCCCTCTGCAAAACCAGGGTAAAGCCGCCTATGGAGAATTACCGAAGATTTCCATCGACTATGCCTTAATGGAGAAAACCCAACTGGCCTACATTTTACCGGCTGATTTTGGCTGGGATGACCTGGGAGACTGGAACGCCATGGCGCGTCTGTTGCAAGGAGAGCAGCCGAATTTAGAGCTAGGGAACCATGTCAGCCTGGATACTGAAGGGGCGATCGTCTATGATCAAGACCCAGAAGGTCTAGTCGTGACTATTGGCTTAGAAGATATTGTGATTGTGCGGGATGGAAATGCCACCTTAATTGTTAAGAAAGATCGCACCCAAGACATTAAGAAAGTGTTGGGACTGCTGAAAGAGAATCCCAAATATCAGAACTTGCTTTAA